The bacterium DNA segment AGATTATCTGAAGTATTAACTGCCAAATGGGAAGATATAAACTTGAAGGACAAAATTATCGAAACTAAAACTATTAAGGGTGGAAGATTAAGAACAAGGAGAATACCCCTGAACAGGTGCAGTTATAATATTATAACAGTATCACGCAGGGTCGGAGAGTATATCTTTAGCCCTAAAAAGAAACCAATTACCCGGGATTATGTTACTCATACATTTCTGAAACTGGTTAGGAAAACTGGGATCGCCCCGGCATGCTTCAACGACCTTCGGCATACTTTCGCTTCGCATTTGGGAGAGGCCGGAGCTGATGAGAGGACTATCGCGGAACTTCTCGGCCATACATCTACAAGGACTACTTGGATTTATACCCATTTAGGTAGGGAACATTTGAGGAAAGCAGTAGAGAAGTTAGATTTACCTAAATACTAAATTAGTAGTAATTAGTAATGGATTAGTAGTAATTAGTATTTAACCTTTTAGCATTAGCACAAAATTATCACAATCGCAAATTGCCCTTAATTTTAAAAGGTTTTTCTACAAAAGCCCAAACCTGCCAAGGATGCGTTCTCCCAACTGAACTACGCCCCCAATTATGCTTACTTTATTGAGCTTTCTATTTAAGTTTCTTAATACCCTGGGAAATCTTCTTTTTCAACGAGGAAGAGGCAGTCTTTCTCTTTTTAATCTCTGTATTTATTTTATCTACCTGAGCGCACAGATTAGAAATTTTACTGTTTTTGAGCTTGTTCGTCTTAACCAACTTAAAAGTCTCATTCCCTATTTCCTGGAAAAGTTTTGCCCTTTTACTTTCCAGCCCCATTTCCTCAACCTTTAGTTTACTAATCTTTACACCATAGAGGGCTTCCTGTTGCAAGCCTTTGGCAATTTTCACCGCCTTGGTACTCAGTCCTTTGAGTTGTTTTTCTGCTTTTTCCCATAATTTCTGAGCTTCTGTTTTTTCCATAAAATTTCCTCCCATCAGTTTTTTTCGTATTTTCAATTATACTTAACGGAATGAATAAAGTCAAAACTTTTTTTCGTCTTCCACATTTCTCTTGACAGTAAATGTATTTTAAGTGTAAAATTAATCCACCGTGCCGGAGTGATGAAATTGGTAGACATGTGGGTCTCAAAAACCCATGGGCCTAAAGCTCATGTCGGTTCGAATCCGACCTCCGGCATTTCTTTTAATAAAAAGGTGACAGGTACTTTTTTATGAAAAAATCTAAGTGGCTGATTGTTACTGGAATATTAATCAGCATTTTC contains these protein-coding regions:
- a CDS encoding tyrosine-type recombinase/integrase, which gives rise to RLSEVLTAKWEDINLKDKIIETKTIKGGRLRTRRIPLNRCSYNIITVSRRVGEYIFSPKKKPITRDYVTHTFLKLVRKTGIAPACFNDLRHTFASHLGEAGADERTIAELLGHTSTRTTWIYTHLGREHLRKAVEKLDLPKY